A stretch of DNA from Toxotes jaculatrix isolate fToxJac2 chromosome 15, fToxJac2.pri, whole genome shotgun sequence:
TGATTTGAACAGGACCTTCTGCAGGCAGGCCGTGCTTTTTGCTGCCCCTCTCAATGTGCTTTTTACCAAATGGAAGCAGAAGTGTTGAACCCCCAGAGGATGGCAGACGTCAATGGCAACAATAAAATCACTAACGCGGAGCTGGAGGTGCTAAAGCTTCAGGAATTGGTCCGAAAATTGGAGAAGCAAAACGAACAATTGCGGACCAGAGCGAACGCTGTAAACAATTGCTCCATCGGCCCTCATCTCCAGACCTCGTTGTCGTGTCTGCGCGGGGGTACAGCGTATCCGAGCGACCATTTCTCCGGTAAATATGGCATTTCGAGTCCGACACAGTCGCATCCGTGTGCCCCCGGACCCCGGAGTTCACCGGAGGAGCCGTTCGCCTATTTTCAGCCGAGCTCCGTGTCTCCTGATGCCGCTGGGGAGGACAGCGACGCCGCTGGAGCCACAACTGTTTTGGATGAGGTTGATATTTTGGACCTCAACACCGTGCTCCCTGTCGGAGAGCCTGATAGCTGGTAACCACTGTGTTTATATCACCCACTTCATTGCAGACACATATACAGTCTGTCTTtgtgaatttacaataataacaatgacaataaagaaatCCGTGTTATTAGATGCTTCACAAGTATCCACAGTTTGGAGACACCATGTGTAATGCTACCCTGCCATGTATCCTCTTATTGATCACATCATTGATTCCTCCCCAGGAAGAGGAGACTTGCAGACAGTGGCAAACAGGGTGACTTTTTacaggaggaaataaaagaacaaaacccAATTTGACACAAGCCTTGGGCATCCCAGGATGCACTGTGCTTGCAGCATAGGTATCAGTTCAGAGTAAGACAGCACTGGGATGAAATTAGAAACAATGACCCCCTTCAGTCTGTGATAAAACAGCTCAGCTTTGTGTGCAGTGTTCAGCCCCAGGGTGAACTACTTTGAAACGCTGTATCTGCTGACTTAGGTagctcacacactgacatgctgaCTACTGAGCCGTTTGCAGCTTTATGTATCTGATGTGATGATGTGGAAAAATGTAGCACAGGGCTGAATGCAGCACTGATGGCATCCAGCGCCCACCCAGTGTGTCGGATATACGCTCAGTCCATTTAACATAACTAACTGATCCCCCCGAGTCAGTGAAACACCGTGGCCTAGTTGTCGAATAACAGGTCATTTCTGCTTGGTTCATTTTCTTGAACAAAGACGtgacacatcttttttttttttttatgtaacccagtttagttcatttttagGAATCTCTCATCTCTCCAGTGTAGCATAGTCACACACATCTATATATTTggttttaatgatttattttataatcGTGCCGTTAGAAGGAAAGTTCAGAGTCAGCTTGTTTTATCCTCTTTATTCAGCGGTCAGATATGTTCCACTGATACCAAGCCCCTGATAAAATGGGGATCCAGTTTCTAGCTCcagctttcagtttttgtgtgacAGAGGCACAAGTATCTAGGGACGCAACAAaggattattttcttgattgattgattcatCATTTGGTGAATAACATGTTacaaaatatttgatttatttaaatttttaccatcatatatgacaaagaaaaacagcagttctTACAGGctgaaaccacaaaaaaatGGCGATTGTTGCTTGAAAATCGACTGGaattattaattgattatcCAAATAGTTGCTGTTTAGTCTTATGTTGATTGTCTAATGTATTAACTGACTAATTTTTCAGCGCAATGAGTGTCTGCCTCCCAcagtgagaagaagagagaataTCACAAACCTTCCAGTTTCTCACTGTAGCTGTTCTGCACTCACATCCTATACATCACTGCACTGAAAGAAGCTGCCACCgcttgaatttttattttacactgttgGTTCCATAGCCCACGTTGTTGCCTATAAAATGGCAATTGCTTTTTGTGGAAATTTTGAACGTTAAAGGTGTATTGGCATTTCAACTTCATGAAAATCACCCCCTTCAGACAGGCACAGCTCTACTTTTGCTATAAAGAGGATTTACCATACTGGGTTGTGTACCTGAAAAATATTGCCATTGTAAAACTCAGCCATCAACATCTCTAGATACTATTTTATGTGGACACAGATTGTTCTccaaataaaatacagcagctTCCATCTTATTTCATCTCAGTTCTCTATGTACAGTAACTATGTGCTGCACTGTGCTATAAAGGTGGAAGGTGGCAGGACTAAACTGTGGGTTTTGCTGTGTGTTCCAGGCTGTACGTGAGTCCCAAAGCCAAGTTGCAGGGTGAGAGTGTCCTCAGTCCTCTCCAGTGGTGCAGGCAGGTACTGGACCACCCGGGGCCTGAGGTGGAGCTGGCAAAGATGACCCTCTGTCACAGACTGGACCAAGGTACATTGTATTTACCAGTCAGATTAACAGCCTTCATCTGCCCTCACATCTGGACATCTGTCCCTCTGGTTGCTGACATGTGATTATAAGCCATGACACACTTCACCCAACAAAATGTCTCCACGTGCAACAGGATTCCAGCTACAGTTTCTGAGCCGTGGGAGAATTTCACTTCTCACAGCTTCAGTCGTTTCGATTCATTAGACCATCTAACCCACTCTCTTTAAATTTATTGGTTTTAGAGCACCTCAGCCAACTTCCCACAGAGTGATTATTTCTGTGTTAGTGTGGTTGGATGAACTCCCATTTTTACACATATCACTATCTGCAGAGAACAATTAAGATCGGTTTAAGGGATTTGCTTCTCTGCAGATATAAAAGACAATTCCATTTGGAGAGACTCATGCTGTGCTGTTGGATGGCATTGCTTTGTGTTAAGGACTGTGGAAAAcagtagaggagaggagagatgattATAATGCACTGGTCAAAGTATCACCATTGCACTGTGCCACCAACAAGTGGTTTGCACATACACagattttctattttcagttttttaaggGAATGTTGAaaatagaaaagagaaaaaattttaattttaaattttaaattttaaattttaaattcagttttctgAACTTTCTCAGCAAATAATGGAGTAAGTGTATTTCCCAGTACAGTACCCCACGGTAACGTTTTCCCAACATGGcagtcaaaaacacatttgcccCTTCTGTCTATCAGTACCTGacacctgagtgaaaacacttTCTTCTGCCTTACATTGGTCACAGCACCAAGGTGGCACCACATGCACAACCTGGTGAGCTACAAATATTACATTGACCTCTCTTTAGGAAATGGCTCCCACAGAGTGTATTTACATGCACACTATTGTCCTGGATTTGAGTCTTGTCCTGGTTTTAATTATATTTAGACTATACTGGAACATCTGCAGCGAACACATTAAAACCTGGTTATTCAGCTCCCTGTATACGTGATTAGAACATTATCCACGTTGCTAATCTGTCTGCAGTGTTGCTGTCTTTGACTCATCCCAGTCCAACAAATCTGTCGTTTCTGCTCTGACTGAGTCATTTCAACAGCTGAAGATGAACCCACTTTGGTTTTTGGCTAGATTTTGTTTCACCATGTAATCATCAGTGATGGAAGGTGAGAGTGAAGATGCAGTTTATCCGCTGCATTACCACTGTCACACTTTCATTCGTTACATCACTAATAATTATATTAtctccacttttttttgtttttctgtctaaaaACCACGTAACTCAAGTTGAGGACGCACCTGCGCTCATGGCCGAGTTATTTCATATTCCAAAATATCCTGTGTTTCTAAGCATATTGGTGGTTTCTACGACAAGGATATGATGCATAACAGGATACTACAAAACCTCTTCATAATCAGGATGTGTGCTACTCAATGACATTTGCTGCTGGACCCAGTTTTTAGATTTGGTGCTTTACCGTCTCTGCACTCATGCAAAGGGATatggttgccatggaaaccatGCTTACATTAACTGGGTTTTTGAGGCAGACTTGCACTCGCTGCTTAAAACAGCCTGCACAGAAGACTCTTGTACTATTAAAGCACATACTGTTGCACTCATCGGTGTATAATGCGTGAATGGAAGCGTTCAAAGCGTTCCGGAGATCAGTTATACATTGTGGGCCTGCCATCACACTGTGATTCATTTCTGTATATTTGTAAGTGTTTGTTTGGATGTTCATTCGTGTGTGTATGGTTCAAGGTCCTCTTCTTTCTCTAAAGCTGTATTCAGTGGTTGGCTCTCCTCCTATGGGTCATGAATACATCCTTGTCCCTGAGCTCCAgtagctgttgtttgtgtaacTTGCTGTGAAAGCTAGTTTTATCCAGTAGCGTTTGAGCCTAATTGTGTCAGGAATGCCAAATGCTCCACTCTGTCAGGTGAGTGGTACTCTGACTACCAATCAGTGGGGGTGTACTCAGTGTTTACACACTGAAGACACATTATCTCAAGTCAGTCATGTCATTCCAAGCTAAGTCTATTCACTGctgatatatatgtataaactAGTTTTTTTGGTATCCAAAAAGCCATCAGTTACAACTTAAAAAACTTTGAATATATTATAACATTGTTATTTCACGACATTAATACAGCAGGCAAAATCAAATTTTAGCAATATAAATGGAACCGCTGCACCCCAAAGAGGACTGTAGTAGATCTAATTCTGATTTGGGAATGAGATGTAGCCTACATGCGCAATCCCTGCTTAGCCTAAGATCCCTCCAGAAAAATCTGTAGTTTAGCCCAATAAGCCACAGTGGTAAGCTGAACCTCGCCTTACTGTATCAGCCTCTTCTGTCTGAGCCGTGACGCaatcatttaaaacatcaaTACTGATCTGTAAAAAGCAGATTAACATTTGGCTGGAGTGTGTTAAAACATAatcaatgtactgtatgtgtgcggGTGGACGTGTGTGTTATATGGTAAAGCAATCAGACTAACTTGTTCTTTGCTGCAATCTTGTGTCTAGCTAAGCGGTGGCGAGGAGTTTCCTCCATCCGTCCATACAGCTGCATAGAGGGACTCTCCACCCTCAGCTGCCCCGCCCTGCCTTACACTAAATCTGCTGCACTAACCGAGTCCTCAGGTAACACAAACATACGTATAACTCATGCTAACAACAAAAGAATCATTCTAGATTCTGATTGGCTTCTGATGATCATTTGTAGAGTATTTATTCAATGCAGTATTTCTCCAGTTGAACACATATTGATCTATTTTGTGGCTTCatggatgaatcctaatgacgtAGGTGATGCCCTGATATTTTCCTCTGGTGCCTgtaaatatttcaacatttacaaaatggattgacaaaaaaaaaaattgtacagaTTGTAATTTCTAACCTTCAGGCCATTGCTGCCCTCATTCACAAGTCTAACACCATAACCGAATAGCAAATGAAATAACAGGAATGTTCACAGAATGTGCAAATGAAGGCTAATCAGCTTACTTTTTTGGGCTAACATTTCGAGTCTGTTAAACGTTTAGACACGATAACAATCTTCATTGCTCAAATTAAAACCAGCTCTTTCCTTGGGCTTCATAGTCATTGCTCCATTTCTCATCCCAAGTAATAAGAAGACAGAGCCAAAAACGTGCATTGCTTCCAGAATAATCTTGGAGCTCACTGTATAAACATCACCCAGATTCTTAAACAACCTGTTACTTGCAGTTTACAATCAGATTACAGTAAATTGCAGGGAAGAGATTATAAGGTCATGCCctgagacagatggagacaagTAAGCTCAAACTCCACCAAAAGAATCCTTCTGCTTGGCTCATCCATATTTTCTATTGACACAATTTGTCAGTGAGTGCAGGTTGAGTTCTGATGTGCATGTTAggttggctgtttgtgtgtgactcttctctctctcttcttctgtgtttctcaCCTTTCAAGTCCCATTGCCATCATCTGGTCAGTCGTTTCTCCAGCCGAGTCTCCCGCTCAGGGccagctgcagcctcactgacAGAGCCCCCACTTTCCTATCAAACTCCACGCTCCACAGTAAGACCCCACTGACAAGCTGCCTTGTCTGCTCTGTCACTCATTTCTGCCGTGTTAGCTGGTGTGAGTCACCATCCGCCTGTGAAGAATATATACACATAAACGTCACATTTGCTATGGAAAAATCTTCTCTGTTCGTTCAGTTCCTCTATCACATGCCTTTTGTTAAAATCACTGCAGTTTCCCCATTTATATTGTATTTGTATTGAAAGTAAAATATCTGGGTGAAATACACGTGTCCCTGCCGTGTGTTTTTAGACGTGGGTCGCCGCCAAGCAGCCATCAGCCCCCAGTCTTCCCTGGACAGCGAGATGGGTGTGTCAGAACTGGAGGATGACTCCATCTCTATGAGCTACAAACTGCAGGATATGACAGATGTGGAGGTCATGGCGCGACTTCAGGAGGAGAGTGAGTTGACTTTCTGAATGTCTTGTGGCCGTTATAGGGGAGTAGAGAAAACAAAGTGTACCTTTCATGAAAAAGGACCTGAACTATGAAGTAAATAAATCATCATGTGAAAACTTCTGCTACCTTCTACACTCTAAACGTATACGATTTTCACATTGCTTAGGTTTGTCTTAGACAATGTTATTTGACTGGGTTTGGTTATTGTCTACACCCGGTGTTTaagagatttgtttttttggatcTTTGTTTTTATGAGTTATGGGTTTTTGTATCTGAAAACTTGAGATTATATACAGTAAGTGAATGACCATCCATCTATATAggaaaacactgatgcataGCTCTCTGGAGAGGCTGAAATGGGTTACTCTTACATTGCTGAGGTACGGCTGAAACTAAGACAAGTGTTTGACCTTTGAACAGCTGAACTTGAGTAGACAGTAAAATCTTGTTCAATTATGCAGGAgatttctgaaaaaaaacattcctgtaTCAGTCTGGTTTACCGATTCAGTAACTGAATAATGGATGAGGAGTGCCTCCAGAAGGAAATGTATCATATACTATGTGGATTCGTAGGGTTCAGGCTCACGTTttacacagataaaaacagtGATCTTTCACCTTGCAGGTCTCCGACAGGACTATGCCTCTACCTCAGCCACAGCCAGCCGTCGCAGCTCCAGCTTCTCCTTACACTCCCTGAGGCGCAGTGAGATGgatctggaggaggaggatgaggaggacgaGGGCTATGACCAGCTCCCTCCCCCCCAGCCTCGACTGTTCCGCACAGGGTCTATGCAGAGGGGCAGCCTGCCCCACTCTCACACCTTCTCCAGTATCAGAGACTGCAGACGCAGCTCGACCACCCCTCAGTTTTCACTCAGTGGACTCTCCCAGTACTCTGGACCCTCCAGCCTgaccacagaaacacatacagcatACAGGAATAGCACAGGTGAGTGTCTAATGAATTCCTTATCCACTTGGAGCTGTAAAATCACTAAATATCCTCCTAAATAACAATGTCACTGTAAGGGTTCAGATTTTCCCATAGAAATAGACGTGAATGTCCCAATTCAGACCAAAGGCATCTTGACAGCATTACCCACATTTGAGATGTCCCTAATTTCTGACCCGACAATTTCTGGATGTGCCAAGACGGATTTATAGAGTGCTCTTGGTTACAGGACTTAAAAAGCATCCCCAGCTAGGGTCAGTGCTCTGCATTCCATCAGCTGCACGACTGACTGATGTTGTAGTCTAAGACAAATTTGACTCATGATGGTGAGGAGCAAatctgaaagtgtttttttcggaTTATCAGACTGTTCCTTTGATATTTGAAATGTGACTCAACATTTTACAAAGCTCCAAATGTACTCAACACCTGATCTGGCTTGTTGATATGGTTGCATAGACAAGCTACGGAGAAGCATGCCCAACCTGATCCGAGCTCCAAGCATGCCCAGTGTTCCCAGTATGCCATGCCTGGCTTCCCCTG
This window harbors:
- the slain1a gene encoding SLAIN motif-containing protein 1a isoform X1 — protein: MEAEVLNPQRMADVNGNNKITNAELEVLKLQELVRKLEKQNEQLRTRANAVNNCSIGPHLQTSLSCLRGGTAYPSDHFSGKYGISSPTQSHPCAPGPRSSPEEPFAYFQPSSVSPDAAGEDSDAAGATTVLDEVDILDLNTVLPVGEPDSWLYVSPKAKLQGESVLSPLQWCRQVLDHPGPEVELAKMTLCHRLDQAKRWRGVSSIRPYSCIEGLSTLSCPALPYTKSAALTESSVPLPSSGQSFLQPSLPLRASCSLTDRAPTFLSNSTLHNVGRRQAAISPQSSLDSEMGVSELEDDSISMSYKLQDMTDVEVMARLQEESLRQDYASTSATASRRSSSFSLHSLRRSEMDLEEEDEEDEGYDQLPPPQPRLFRTGSMQRGSLPHSHTFSSIRDCRRSSTTPQFSLSGLSQYSGPSSLTTETHTAYRNSTDKLRRSMPNLIRAPSMPSVPSMPCLASPVNPPSHGPSSLPTISSLRSSQSFDSSSGLARLQSSIPSPGQLGQRVQSVTNFPTTTRHPLKATAYVSPTVQQGPASTPLSISTSQHSIPSNVALPQPIKPSSSLVPQPLKASANQPAAPRSSLPRPASFVGTSGLPRASKIAPPTRSLLTPPKSLAALSSLRDGSWKDGCY